Proteins from a genomic interval of Zingiber officinale cultivar Zhangliang chromosome 1B, Zo_v1.1, whole genome shotgun sequence:
- the LOC121972255 gene encoding phosphopantothenoylcysteine decarboxylase subunit VHS3-like, translating into MRIVLFLELSVVVSQLEGYLLIAMLHCCTIVEFAAYPACGHMICVSVEAAPVSEETKAIYGMIRRGKHEAVLENKDDNYSDANDDEDDNDEDGDDPEDDGGDDDFSGEENDNEGDGEDGPEANGGGSEEEDDDDDDNDDDEEEEDDEDEEEEDDEEDEELQQPPTKKRK; encoded by the exons ATGAGAATAGTTTTGTTCTTGGAGTTATCGGTTGTAGTGTCTCAGCTTGAAGGCTACCTTCTCATCGCCATGTTGCATTGTTGCACTATCGTAGAGTTTGCTGCTTACCCAGCTTGTGGTCACATGATATGT GTATCAGTTGAAGCTGCCCCCGTCAGTGAAGAGACGAAAGCTATTTATGG AATGATTCGAAGAGGCAAACATGAAGCTGTCCTGGAGAACAAGGATGACAATTATTCAGATGCCAATGACGATGAGGATGATAATGATGAGGATGGAGATGATCCAGAAGACGATGGAGGCGACGATGATTTCTCCGGAGAAGAGAACGACAATGAAGGAGATGGGGAAGATGGACCCGAGGCCAATGGTGGAGGaagtgaagaggaagatgacGACGATGATGATAATGACGatgatgaagaagaggaagacgatgaagacgaagaagaggaagatgatgaagaagaCGAGGAGCTGCAGCAGCCACCGacaaagaagaggaagtga